The Lolium rigidum isolate FL_2022 chromosome 1, APGP_CSIRO_Lrig_0.1, whole genome shotgun sequence region tcgacgtgatgcacgttacgaagaatatttgcgtgaacctcctaagcttcttgggcgtgtatgggaagtcaaatgatacaaaggaagcacggcaggacaatGTCCCTGCTGAAAACATGTTAAGGCAAGTGCATAAGTAGGTCCTtataaaaaattaaaactaattgagGAACAAATTCAAGAGTGTTCttggtttagattttgaaaatAATGAAACATGTAATCATGTtataaaatactccctccatcctaaaatATAAGACATGCTTTTTCGTATGGTGTTTGATCACTAATATATAAACAATTATATGGTTTCAGAATGTATAAATATCATCACTGCATTCGTCTTCCAAATCTCTCTCATTTTCTATATATTTATACAAATGTTGTTGATATATTATAAGTATATATCACAGTTAAAGTTATAATTTGTTGACCAACGAAAATTAAGGCGCTTTATATTTTTAGAACGAAGGAGGTACTATAAAAAAAACTTCTGAATTGCCTTACCGTGATATAAAAGAAAATGTGAAGCATGAACTATGTATTTTTCCTCCAAACTCCCAACACATATACCATCGACCACAAAAATTAATGATTTTTTTTTAGCATGTGATTGGCATGCATGACTTGATTATCCCGATAAGAAGACATGCATGACTCAATAAGGTGGCATGGTTTTTATTTATTGGTTAATTCCAAAGAACTAATTTATGAGTACATTTCTGACTTCATGGTCATGCAATTTGGCTGGGACGGCTATCAATAGTTGAGGTGATGTGGAGGCACACATGTGCATAGAAATATGTGTGTTTGGGGGCTATCTTTTTAGATATAGACGATTTAGTCGGTCAATAGATTCGGAAGCTAGGTTTTCTAAGCGAGGATGGAGAAGATGTGTATAGGGAAGAAGTGCAATGGATTTGCTTCTCTCACGCAACAGTCTCGAGTGGTGGCAACAGGTTTGTTGTCCGTCTATAGGTTCGGGGCTTGACCTTAGCCGATGTTTCACAAAGGATAAAAAAATTCTTTCCAAACTTAGGTATGCAAGAATCGTCTCATCTTCCTACGATGGTCACTCCAGCGGCGAGCGAGGTCCCGGAACTAGGAGCCTTATTGTAATTTTGTTTATCCATTTCAGGGTTTTTTTTGTGTGTAAGAGCGTGGAGATAGATGTGTCTCTCTCTCAAACTATCCACTTCTTCGTGGACCAGAAACCGTCTTCATCAATCTCCTCGCCGAGGTCTGTAATGCTTCGACCCTTGCGGTCTGTAATGCTTCGACCCTTGCAAGCACAATCATAGTCTTCCCTCCATCCTTGGTAGCTAATAAACATCAAACCTAGGATCGTCTTCACCATCACGAATGCCATCACCAACAGCTCGTTGTATCTACGGGGTTGAACGTATTGGTTTGCCTTTCCCATCACATGTTTGATTTCTTGCATATGGCATGTTTTCGTCTTGTGGCTCCGCCTCTTGAACATTTCTACACAAGCAAGGTACGTAACAAAATTTGACGATGGTTATGGTTTATGttttaaagaaaagggaaaacaGGAATGACTACTTCTCGCTGATCAATATATAGCTCGATTCATGGTTAGTTGTGACACACTTACAACTCACGCCTAACACGACTAACAATGGAAATCAAATAGTCgattttttttgcttagtttgCAAGCACTTGCAACTAGGAAAAACTTGACAGCTTTTACCATGTAGTTGTGCATTATTAACATATATTACCCCATTTACTGGAAGATCTACTGATATATCCCGTCTAGAAGACTTTAAACACGTTTTTACCTTAGCATAGCATTTTGCTTatttttgttagatatgagtAAGGATGGAAATTTTACCCACAAGTATGGGTACCCACGGATACCGTACCTGCATGGGCAGGGTATgtacacttttatgcccatgAGTAGTACCCATATACTACACGTTAAATCATGGGCAGGGCACGGGTATAGTCTCGTACCCACGGGTGTAtccataccctgcccgtttattGTAAATTTCTCACCCATTGAAGTCCCTTGAAGATCAACTTTCATTCAGCTCACACCCATTTTACAAACAGTTTACAAACATGGATTGTAGTCCCTTGAAGATCAAGGTTTTGAAAAGCTAAAGCAAAGGGACAAATTGCTAATGCATCAACTGAATTTGAACAACTAAAGATAGGAAAAGACTGAGATTGCGTAATGTGCACAGTTAGCTACACCGTTTATTTCTCTCTTGACATGGAAGATGCTCGATTGTAGATTCCTCGATGCTCTTCTATATTGCGTTATTTGTTCCCTGAGCCCCCAAGCACCTGGGCATCCCAAATCTTTTGAGCGAGATTGTCCTTAAAAAAAGTGACATGTTATATGGAGCTCTTCTGCTACTTGAGCCGCAAGCTGAAGAGCATTTGCTTCTGCATGTAACGGCGAGGGATCTATGACTGTTGAAGCTTTGATTAGGGTTGTTGCATTACTGTTGTTCTGTTCAATTTGGCAATAGGCTCCGAGACCTGTATAGATTCTTTCTTGTGATCCTGGAACCTTTTTTTCTTCTCTAGGCACTGTTAGAGAATATTTTGCTCCCTTGAATCAGAAAATGTTTCACTCGTTCCATTTCTCTTCATTGTGTTGATATTTTCGAACCCCTATCATCACTTCACACTTTGCTCAACGGACACAAACTAGCCTCAAAGCTTCTAAAAGAGATAAAAACTTAGTTGCAACCCAGTTGAAACTGACGTGAAGTTGAATTCATCACATAGATCAAACGACTTCAGCAACAAAATAGTACTTCTAGGAAGATTTCTACACCCGCAGCTAAAACCGCATCACAAGTTCAAAACCTATATGGGCCATATATATAttggtgtgactatttctcagtcaTATGATGAGTTGCAACTGataactagcacgaatcacgaagTAAATCTAGTGATCTAAAACTTGACTAAGCTCAAACTTAGTTGCAGCAAAACCCTACGTACTGGTTGGTACTTGCGTATATTTATGTCCATATATGTCTGTCTCGCGCTCCCACGGAGGCTCTTCTCTGCAGCAATGGCGGCTTTCTCTCCACCTCTCCTCGTCCCCATCCTGGCCGTTCTCCTAGCAACAGCTGCCACAACCCAATGCTACGCTGACAAAGACCACGGCCACGCCGCCAAGGCAGCCTTGGCGCCGCCGGCTACCGTCCACGCCATCTGCCACACCACCCCGAACCCGGCATCCTGCCTCGCGTCGGCAGCCGTGCACCTCGACGCCGCCCATATCGCGGCGTCGTCAGTCTCCATAACCATCCTCCCCGCGAACATCCTCTCCGTCTTGCTGGCGTCCCTCCGCAGCGCGCTCACCGCCGTGTCCTCCCTCTCCCCAGTCCTCTCCTCCACGCTCTCGGCGCCCCCGTCGCCGTCCTCGACGCCTctccggcgcggcgcggcgcaggACTGCCTTGAGCTCCACGCCGCCACGCTGGAGTCTCTCTCGCGCTCGACCTCGCTGCTAACAAGCCCCGGCGAGAGCCTCCCCGCCGTGCGCGCGCACCTGTCGGCCGCGCTCACCAACAAGGCCACCTGCCTCGACGGCCTTGCCGGCGCGTCCGGCCCAAGGATGGACGgcctcctctcctccctcgaCGACGCCTACGAGCACGTCTCCAACTCGCTGTCCCTCGTCGCCcgccgcggcgccggcggccCGGCGTCCAGCAGGTTCCAGGCCACGGTGGCCAAGATCATCCATCACAACCGGCGCCTGCTCCaggacgatgaggaggaggaggacgacgacagcgacgacaataATGGTGGCGGGGACGACGACAACAGCGGCAACGACAAGGACCACAACGGCAACGGGGATGAGAGTGGCGAGACGGTGATCACGGTGGCGAAGGACGGGAGTGGGAACTTCCGGACGGtgggggaggcggtggcggcggcgccgagcAGGAGCGACGCGAGGACGGTGATCAAGGTGAAGGCCGGGACGTACGAGGAGAACGTGGAGGTGCCCGCGGACAAGACCAACATCGCCCTTGTCGGAGAGGGCCGCGACGTGACCGTCATCACCGGCAGCCGCAGCGCCGCTGATGGCTGGACCACCTTCCGCACCGCCACCTTCGGTAATCACAAGCTATCCCTTACCTCGTACAGTAACATCTTAACTCGACTTGGACAGTGTCAAGCCGCCGGCCATTGCAGGGTGCTGCCGATGCAGTGCATTGTCTGCACGTAGAATGCATCAGCTTAGACGATTAGGaattaaggatggcaatggagcgggtttggacggatataggaaaaccagatccatgcccaaatccatcagCTTCGCTCTGCCCCGCCCACGAAAGTATCCATGGGTATGGATATGGACCCAATCCAAATCTGATGGATacctggatatccatggatatccatgcccATAAAATTTGAATACCATTTCAGCAATATTTCACTTGCATTTCATCAATAATAAGCTAACATGAATATTTTGGCAGCATTTCGACATTATTTCATTAGCATTTCAGCCGTAATTATGTCAACAATTCATAGAAATATCAAAGCAACAATATATCACACTAccgaggaggcggagcaatcaACGAAGATCCACAATCAATGCGGCCGGCGGAAGCCCTACCAGCACAAGGCGGTTCCGTGATTATTTAGAGTATAAAATCATTAAGGTTTAAATTAACGGTTTGGTGATTTGGGCCTAAAAAGGACAGCCAATCGTAGGTAAAGTCGcatgtgtcactgacatgtgggtcccacatgtcagttggATATCCATCGAATATCCATGGACAAAAAGCTCTGCCCGTGCCCGCTCCATGAATTATCAGATATTCGTCCCATGAAATCCGTGGACACAACCAACCCTCCATACCCGTGTCCGGTGGGTCGAATATCCGTGGATACTGGATCCGTGGATAAAATTTCCATCGTGATTAGGAATCTTTGTCTGTGCAGATCTATTTAATTTTCGTTTTTGGAAACATGCCGGGAGATGGGTCCAGGTTCCGAGGTCCAGAGGTGCATGACTCGGATATTTCGCCTACTTGACCCACCCTGCATTCACGTGCATGTGCAGGTGTTAGCTAAAATCCGAAACATTACCATGGACCTGCATGCGTGTCACCTGTCAGAATGTCTGGCTGGTCTTCTTTACAACGAGCCACCGGCAAAACACCATTCCTGTCACCATGATGAGTAGGACCAAACGATCAAATGGGTTCTCTGATTGTGCATGCATGCTTCTATGATTGCTTTGAGATTAGTGCATACATGaagtatcttttttttttcttttttcaaaatggggatcACCCATCCAAAAGATgcacacaactttatttattgcaTCATCTTAAAAATTCAGAAATACAATTCACATGAATAAAATCATGCATCGTTTGGAACCAACGGAAAAGAGAATACATCAAACACTTATGCATCTTGTATCCTGTTAGCACACTACCAACCAACGTGACTGAAGACAACCCGAACGACCGCCATTCGACGTGTGCACCCATAGTTCATATGCTCCCTCTGATTCGTGGGAATAGAAATGGCCACATGTGGATTCAGTATGTAGCCATGTTGATAACATGGGAAATTGAGTAGCTCTAGCTTTGTTAAAAATCACATCATCTCGATAATTCTAAATTGGCCAAAGTAAAGCACACACTTATGCACAAATTCGAGCTTTAGTTTTCTTATCAATGCCATTCGGCTAATTACCAAACATGTTTTTGATATTAGCTCACACGGATATATTAGAAGTAAAGTAGATTACCCACCAAATGAGTTTAGCAAAATGACATATAATAAACAGATGCTCAACTTACTCTTCTTGTGACAACTTTATGTCACTCTGCATGCAAGAGATCACTAGCCCTTCTATCTCCCATCTATTAGTATATGTAGTTCATTtgcaattcaaattctaaatttgAAATAGTTGTATATTTTAGAATACATATTTAACTAATAGTCGATTTGAACACGTGTATTTATTTAAGAAGATATCTTTTATAAAATTATAAAATAGGTTTTGTTTTGACAAAATTTGAAACTTGAATTTCAAAACACAATGATACTTTATGATGGATTTTTGACTTAATGAAACCCAATGAAATAACAACAAGTTTGAAACAATGAACTCAATGTGCTCTAAGTCGATTGAGAATTACGCTTAGGCGGCATAAGCCAAGTTTGAAACATAGTGAAACAGAATGTTTCAAATATATTCTACCTAGGTTTCATTAAATTTTTAATGTTTCGCTAAGTTTCGAAAGTCGATCTTCAAACATTCTTGTATTGGTCTTACTTTGAAGGTTATTTTCAATATTCAAACACAGTTATCAAAATGAActtatatactccctctgttccattctttagtgcctattgttttttggcacggaaattagcgcaagagtattttttagacaagatccctagctgaacgatttgagatcaacgtaaattttgggaaatccatatcttcctaacttaccataacaattttggggGCTGAATGATTTTGGAGCTGAACGggaagggggtaattgaaaaaaaaagctaagctaaaaccttatattctgaaacaaatgccaaaaatctataggcactaaacggagggagtataactgAAAATATCAAGTTTTATAACTATATATCCATCTAAACTAAgagaagagagagaagaaaacaTGACACAAATATATAAAGAAGGAGAGAGAAGGCGAGGCATGCATGCTATATCGCGCTGATTGAGAATTACCGCTCTTCATGCTATATCGCGCTGATCGAGAAGGTGAATACCGTTCTTGCGATCAATGTATTACCAGGCTAAATGATCTTCTCTTTGTGGAGCTTTCTTTTTGTGGGTTTAACTAATCAATCAGACATGCGTTAACTTGCATCAATCCTCGCGTGCATGCAATGCAATTGCAGGGGTATCCGGCGAGGGGTTCCTGGCGCGTGACATCGCGTTCCGCAACACGGCCGGCGCGGCGAGGGGGCAGGCGGTGGCGCTGCGCGTGAACGCGGACATGGCGGCCGTGTACCGCTGCGCCGTGGAGGGCCACCAGGACTCGCTCTACGCGCACTCGTTCCGGCAGTTCTACCGCGAGTGCGCCGTCTCCGGCACCGTGGACGTCGTCTTCGGCAACGCCGCCGCGGTGCTCCAGGCGTGCGCGCTCGTCGCCGGCGCCCCGGTCCCGGGCCAGTCGAACGTGCTCACGGCGCAGTCCAGGAGCGACCCGGCGCAGGATACCGGCTTCGCCGTGCACAGCTGCACCGTGGAGGCCTCGCCGGCGCTGCTCGCCAGCGGCGTCAGTACTCGCACCTTCCTCGGCCGTCCCTGGGGCGCGTACGCGCGGTCCGTGGTGATGGAGTCCTTCCTTGGCCCGCTCGTGGACCGGGCCGGCTGGACGGGCTGGCCTGGCGCTGAGGAGGGCCGCAGCGACACCGTGTACTTCGGGGAGTACGGGAACGATGGGCCAGGCGCTGGCACGGACGGCCGCGTGGGCTGGGCCGGGTTCCACGAGATGGAGTACGACGAGGCGGCCCAGTTCGCCGTCGACAAGTTCATCTACGGCGACGACTGGCTCGGCGCCACGTCATTCCCCTACGACGACGGCATCTGAACTCGATCCATCAAACTACGTGTAAATCTCAGGCGTGAAGCGGTTAACTCTTGTTGTTACTGAGTTCAGTAAGGTTTGTCTGTGTCAGGATCTAATGAAACTGTCATCTGTAACTCTGTAAGGCAACCAGTTTGTTTCCAATGAATTTTCCTGAGATTTTCATCCGTGTTTCAGATCTAACAGGGCCATACAAAGTGGTTACGAACCCCAAAAGGGTTTTGTCGCTGAAGCCGATAATTGGCGATGACGCGGCGAGCAGAAGAGGTTCAGGAGACACTAGTTGTCTGAAGTGTCCACAATGATGCCGACATCCACACGACGACGCACGAGAGACTTCTATAAGTTGAGTTCTTCTTTATTGCCTGTAGGGGCTAATCTGTTGACGATTGATTCGTTCGTCAGAAATGGACTCATTATCTTCGCCGTTTATTTCCATGAGCGATATATAAAACCCTTGCCAGCTGAAAATGCTGCTGCAATTTTTGTCTACGAAGATGCTTTAAAGCCCAATGAGAGCAGAGGATTCATAGCTCAGGCGTCACGTATTATTGCATTGGGTAGTGCAAGGATCAGAAATTCAGATCGCCTTACCTCTCCTTTTCATCGACGCAACTTGAGTATTATCAAAATGAGAAAATCTCGGCCTTTTAGAAACCTTTCTGAACCATTTCTATACAACaatatcatcatcgtcgtcttacAAGTTACAAGTGATTCTAGCACAGTGCTACAACGAAAACAAAAGTAGTAGTTTGGCTATTTGCAGAATACAGTAGTACTATGCTAGCTTATGCAGGGCATTTCACAGTTTCACACATGCTCCGTGCTTCCAGCAGTTATTAGTTTTTCCACTTATTACTCTTACTTGATCAGTGCCCCCTTGATCAATTCAGAGCTGCCAGTTTTTGCCGTTCTTGGCCCGAAGAACGTCATCGTCAGCGCCGTCCTCGAACACCTGGAGCGTCGCGAGGTGGATGAAATCGGTGACCTGAACTCCCACCGGCCTGAAATCAGGTTGATCACCCGTCAAATAAGTTTCAGTTTGATCAGACTCGAGAATTTCCCATCAAGCAACAACCTTCTTCTTTCTCCTAGCTTCACACACAGGAGAAACAATTAAATATATAGATGATCTGTTGAACTCACCATGGGAAGCATGCCTTCTCCGGCAGCCGCATTCCGAGCCTCGGGCCTTCGTCGTAGCCCTCGCAGACGAGCTCCCCCTTGTCATCCCTGTAGCACACGATCCCTCTCACCTGGTCCTCGAACACCTACCGATCAGATAAAATCACCAACTTAGATAGTTGCCACAATATATACCgtcttcatcttggatcaaagctCTACCATGGATGGTGTAATGGTCAATCAATCACGAAGATGGAGTAGTACCTTGTTGCTGGTTTCTGCAGCGAAGGACAGGCGTGATGATGATGGGTTGCACCCATGGGCTGCAGAGGTTCTGAAGCTCAAGCCTGCCGCTGGATTTCTTGCGCCGAATCTTTGGCCGGCGCCAGCCAAGGAGGAAGAAGCTGGGTGAGGATGGCAGCTGGAGCTTTTGAACGCCATTTTTTTGATGAGGTTTCCGAGGTTCGGCACCGGGCCTTGTTGGCTACTGAATGAATTTCTTGGGATGGGGAGGGAAGGGAATGGGGCTGGTGACAGAGTAATGCCACTTTTAAAGGTGTTGGTACTTGTAGTGTAGGGTTGCTATGGTTGGGGCCGGGTTGCCAATCATCGGAAGGAAAGAAGGAGCAGCAAGGTTTGCAATATCTAcgaggacgtgggcatagcccagtggttggggtcgtagTGGTGCACCCAACGACCAAAGTTCGAATCTTGTTAGAaacgaatttctggaattctcacgccgaggtctcgcttctactatatcatttagtgtctagttcctcctagcactaatttttttttctatacACTCAGCCTTCCATTGGTGGTGTCTGATTCGTTTAATTTgttgatacatctaaattttaacaaatcttgGACAATcttcgtgggacggagggagtactccaaTTGCGAAACTGTGATGGCCATAGGTGATACCGTGGTAGGTTCTTTGTAAGGTCACTTAGGTCAGCTGAATATGCAGAAAAGGAATAAAAATGCTAAAAATAATTATCGTTTTGTTTCAGTGTAACTGTCGACAGCTTGCATCACacaagacacaaggaaacacgaAATCTACGAAAGGGGTAGCCACTGAAATTAATCAGCCATCCTTTTCAATCCGAACTAATCAGCCTTCTTTGGTACACTTAGCAGTGTCCATCGACAGGAGAAAAAATAACAATTATGCACAGCTCATGCTTTAGTCGCCGCGGCTCCGTCCATGCCTCGGTTGGGTCAGATGGGCCCGCGCCATTACATCACCAACGTTATCATCACAGTTGTTAAGAATATTCCTCAATCAGATTCAAAATAAATAATCCCTAATCTGCTTGACAGCCACAGCTAGGCTTATCCGGTGATGTGTGCAAAGAAGTGGTATATAGTAAGCTAACATACTTTGCCATCTGACCGTCTCATTATCAACGGGGCAATGATCTTAAAATAACAGGGAAGGAGTAGGCACCTTGTCCTTTAGCTCATGATCTTAAAATAACAGTGAAGGCATAGTTATAGGCTTATAGCATGTCAAACATTATTTTTGTTAGCAATGAAAAGCCGACATACGAGAAATATATGGTGTTCACATTTTTTGTTCTGTATGGAGTGACACAGATGAATAGAGCAAGAAATGTTTTTTTGGGAGGTAAAAGGATTTTCAGTTAGAGCAGAGCAAGGAATGACACTTTCAGTGTGCAAAATCCATTTTGATTTAGAGCGCGAAACTTGTTGCTGCTTCCGTTTTGTTTGCTGCTTGCTAGTTCCTAAAATGGAAGATGATTGCTGGAAGATGGCACACTGGTGCTAACAATTTAACATCATCAACTTTCTTATGGGCAATTCATATGTCAACCTGATACAAATGAACAAACTCAGCCTCATTCACAATATGATGGCAAAGCATCAAGCATGCACAAGACCAACACACCGACCAAGTACCAACATAAAAGACAAAGTAGACCAATGCCCAAAGTTGTCAGAATCGGGATTCTGAATCGGACCGGAACCTCTGTAATAGGATCGTAAAccgtaggatcaaaactttcagaaTCGTAAAATCTTAGATTCTACTTAGTAAATTCGTTCAATCGTTCCACTTTGGGTTGTAAAGTTGTAGAATCGTGTAGTAGAATCATGATTCTGACAACTATGCTAATTCCCACAACCATCATTTTGTAAGAAAAAAAACAAACTAGCAACCGTTAAAGGAAATTATACAGTAGAAAAAATATGTGTATTCATTTGATATCAACTAAAGATGAATCTATTAAAAAAACCTAATACTGCTTAATCAGAATCCTAACCTATCTTCAGATAGTGATTTTGTATTTCTAGCTAAAAAAAAGAGATTCCCTGAATATAAGATATTCTCAAATGATAATATGCAAAAGCTAATAAAAAATATTATGACTAACTGTATCATGTGAGGATAAGAGACAAGTGAAATTCATTTATATCTTGCATTTTTTTTGTACGGAATACAAATGATCACATCTATCCATAGAGCTTGGTTCCTCCCATGACTTGCCAACTCCAAACTATACACAAAGATGACATCAAACGAATCTATGCATGTCTATTTGCTTCACGATATTGGTTACACCCAAGAACACTAGTAAACGTAATCCTTGTTTGGATAACTGACCAACACAGTTAGCCATTGAAACTCTTAACATGGCCACGCACCTTTGGATCTGATCACTAAAGAGTCCTCTAAATATCTTTCTCGTTGTATGGAGGGGCATATCCCACACTGGTTGAGCATGCCCTGAATCATTCTTGATGACAAACATCATCAGAAGGATTGAAGGAACCTTTACCACCCACTTACGGGTGGTAGAAAACTTCTAAGGAAGCACCATTCCATATCTTCAGTACCTATGGCTACCTCTAGTACAATGATGTAATCTTGCGACCCACTGTTGGGGCCTCTTGGATTCGCATAATCTCCAAAACATAGGAGTAGGGAAAACATATAAATATGATAGGATTTCATGTATAAAACATAGGATTGGGAGAGCACATGAATTCTGTTAAAATTGTTGTTTCACTCGCATGAATAGGAAGAACACATGAAACCTAAAATGCATCATAAAAGCAAGGTTAAAATAAATGCAAAGGTAATATCGGGTCATTACAATGCAACTCATAGCCTTTGCCATGTTCTTTGTGCATAGGAATGTAAAAAAGGAGGTTTGAGTGGATTATAATTCCTCCATTTTTCCTATGCTCTATTTTTTTGAATCAAATGAATGAATAGTGTCCAAAATAGATGTTCTATTGGCATGTGGGCCCTCCATATAGTGGACCCACATGTTAGTGACCTAGTCTGTGTTACGTCACCGAGTCATTCTCTAGTCTACACGGATGTGTTTTCATGTGATTATTAGTTACATTCTATTCATCCCTTTGCTACCAGGCATGATTGGTCCTTCTACCCTCGATGCTATAGGTTGTAGGGAAGCACTAGCTCTAATCGGTGATCTTTCCCTCTTGCGTCTTCGGGTTGCTTTTGATTGCAAGACAATGATACATGATATCAACTGGGGTTTTGGAAGTGCATAtagttgaaggagatatgccctagaggcaatgataaagtggttattatttatatctctatgtttatgataaatgtttatatatcatgctataattgtattaaccgaaacattagtacatgtgtgatatgtagacaacaagaagtccctagtatgcctcttaaactagcttgttgattaatggatgattagtttcataatcatgaacattggatgttattaataacaaggttatatcattgtatgaatgatgtaatggacacacccaattaagcgtagcataagatctcgtcattaagttatttgctataagctttcaatacatagttacctagtccttatgaccatgagatcatgtaaatcacttataccggaaaggtactttgattacaccaaacaccactgcgtaaatgggtggctataaaggtgggattaagtatccggaaagtatgagttgaggcatatggatcaacaatgggatttgtccatcccgatgacggatagatatactccgggccctctcggtggaatgtcgtctaatgtcttgcaagcatatgaatgagttcataagagaccacataccacggtacgagtaaagagtacttgtcaggaaacgaggttgaacaaggtatggagtgataccgaagatcaaacctcggacaagtaaaatatcgcgtgacaaaaggaattggtatcgtatgt contains the following coding sequences:
- the LOC124670856 gene encoding pectinesterase-like, which gives rise to MAAFSPPLLVPILAVLLATAATTQCYADKDHGHAAKAALAPPATVHAICHTTPNPASCLASAAVHLDAAHIAASSVSITILPANILSVLLASLRSALTAVSSLSPVLSSTLSAPPSPSSTPLRRGAAQDCLELHAATLESLSRSTSLLTSPGESLPAVRAHLSAALTNKATCLDGLAGASGPRMDGLLSSLDDAYEHVSNSLSLVARRGAGGPASSRFQATVAKIIHHNRRLLQDDEEEEDDDSDDNNGGGDDDNSGNDKDHNGNGDESGETVITVAKDGSGNFRTVGEAVAAAPSRSDARTVIKVKAGTYEENVEVPADKTNIALVGEGRDVTVITGSRSAADGWTTFRTATFGVSGEGFLARDIAFRNTAGAARGQAVALRVNADMAAVYRCAVEGHQDSLYAHSFRQFYRECAVSGTVDVVFGNAAAVLQACALVAGAPVPGQSNVLTAQSRSDPAQDTGFAVHSCTVEASPALLASGVSTRTFLGRPWGAYARSVVMESFLGPLVDRAGWTGWPGAEEGRSDTVYFGEYGNDGPGAGTDGRVGWAGFHEMEYDEAAQFAVDKFIYGDDWLGATSFPYDDGI
- the LOC124670866 gene encoding uncharacterized protein LOC124670866, which gives rise to MAFKSSSCHPHPASSSLAGAGQRFGARNPAAGLSFRTSAAHGCNPSSSRLSFAAETSNKVFEDQVRGIVCYRDDKGELVCEGYDEGPRLGMRLPEKACFPWPVGVQVTDFIHLATLQVFEDGADDDVLRAKNGKNWQL